The following proteins are co-located in the Pseudomonas fluorescens genome:
- the modA gene encoding molybdate ABC transporter substrate-binding protein codes for MMIRASRLAPTALVTVIAALACGSAQADEVQVAVAANFTAPIQAIAADFEKDTGHKLVAAYGATGQFYTQIKNGAPFDVFLSADDTTPQKLETEGDTLKGSRFTYAVGTLALWSAKEGYVDAKGDVLKKNAFKHLSIANPKAAPYGLAATQVLAKEGLTDQVKDKLVEGQNITQAYQFVSTGNAELGFVALSQIYKDGKLSSGSAWIVPAALHDPIKQDAVILAKGKDSAAAKALVEYLKGPKAAAVIKAYGYELAN; via the coding sequence ATGATGATCCGCGCCTCACGCTTGGCCCCCACTGCCCTGGTAACCGTTATTGCCGCCCTTGCCTGCGGCTCGGCCCAAGCCGATGAAGTGCAGGTCGCCGTCGCCGCCAACTTCACCGCGCCGATCCAGGCGATCGCCGCCGACTTCGAAAAAGACACCGGCCACAAACTCGTCGCAGCTTACGGCGCCACCGGTCAGTTCTATACGCAGATCAAGAACGGCGCGCCGTTCGACGTGTTCCTCAGCGCTGACGACACCACCCCGCAAAAACTCGAAACCGAGGGCGACACGCTCAAAGGCTCGCGCTTCACCTACGCGGTCGGCACCCTGGCGCTGTGGTCGGCCAAAGAAGGTTATGTGGATGCCAAAGGCGACGTGCTGAAAAAGAATGCCTTCAAGCACCTCTCCATCGCCAACCCGAAAGCCGCTCCATACGGCCTGGCCGCCACTCAAGTACTGGCTAAAGAAGGCTTGACCGACCAGGTCAAGGACAAGCTCGTAGAAGGCCAGAACATCACCCAGGCCTATCAATTCGTGTCCACCGGCAATGCTGAGTTGGGCTTTGTTGCCCTGTCGCAAATCTACAAAGACGGCAAACTCAGCAGCGGCTCGGCCTGGATCGTCCCGGCGGCCCTGCATGACCCAATCAAACAGGACGCCGTGATCCTCGCCAAAGGCAAAGACAGCGCCGCCGCCAAGGCCCTGGTCGAGTACCTCAAGGGTCCGAAAGCCGCAGCGGTCATCAAGGCCTACGGTTACGAGTTGGCCAACTAA
- a CDS encoding alpha/beta fold hydrolase: protein MSIQAPVVRYHHVDADGVRMFYREAGDPAAPVILLLHGFPSSSHMYRDLIPLLATRFRVIAPDLPGFGFNEIPAERAYHYSFDNLAVTVGHFVDALKLSRYALYVFDYGAPVGLRLAVAHPERVSALISQNGNAYLEGLGDAWAPIRAYWAEPSQANRDVIRTAVISLDGTRYQYLHGVSEPQRVAPESYMLDALLMQRPGNAEIQLDLFLDYRNNLTLYPAFQAFFKASQVPTLVIWGQHDPFFIPPGAHAYKRDNANAVVELLDTGHFALETHAVLIAERIHAVLGEAID, encoded by the coding sequence ATGTCGATCCAAGCCCCTGTCGTTCGCTACCATCACGTCGATGCCGATGGTGTGCGCATGTTCTACCGTGAAGCCGGCGACCCGGCCGCACCGGTGATATTGCTGCTGCACGGCTTTCCCAGCTCCTCGCACATGTACCGCGACCTGATCCCGCTGCTCGCCACACGCTTCAGGGTTATCGCGCCCGACTTGCCGGGCTTCGGCTTCAACGAAATACCTGCCGAGCGCGCTTACCACTACAGCTTCGATAACCTGGCGGTGACTGTCGGGCATTTCGTCGATGCGCTGAAGCTGTCCCGCTACGCGCTGTACGTGTTCGATTACGGCGCACCGGTAGGCCTGCGGCTGGCCGTGGCGCACCCAGAACGGGTCAGTGCGCTGATCTCGCAAAACGGCAACGCTTACCTGGAAGGCTTGGGCGATGCCTGGGCACCGATCCGCGCCTATTGGGCCGAGCCGAGCCAGGCCAACCGAGACGTGATCCGCACAGCGGTGATCAGCCTGGACGGCACGCGCTACCAGTACTTGCACGGCGTGAGTGAACCGCAACGGGTTGCGCCCGAGTCCTACATGCTGGATGCGCTGTTGATGCAGCGCCCCGGCAATGCCGAGATTCAGCTGGACCTGTTCCTCGATTACCGCAACAACCTCACGCTCTATCCGGCGTTCCAAGCGTTCTTCAAAGCCAGCCAGGTGCCCACCCTGGTGATCTGGGGCCAGCACGATCCGTTCTTCATCCCGCCCGGCGCCCATGCCTACAAAAGGGATAACGCGAATGCCGTGGTCGAGCTGCTCGACACCGGCCACTTCGCCCTGGAAACCCACGCAGTGCTTATCGCTGAGCGCATTCATGCGGTGCTGGGCGAGGCGATTGACTGA
- the gorA gene encoding glutathione-disulfide reductase produces the protein MAYDFDLYVIGAGSGGVRAARFAAGFGAKVAVAESRYLGGTCVNVGCVPKKLLVYGAHFAEDFEQASGFGWSLGAANFDWATLIANKDREINRLNGIYRNLLVNSGVTLHEGHARLVDPHQVEINGERYTAKHILIATGGWPQIPEIPGREHAIGSNEAFFLKELPRRVLVVGGGYIAVEFAGIFHGLGAQTTLLYRGDLFLRGFDGSVRTHLKEELIKRGLDLQFNADIERIDKQADGSLKATLKDGRVLEADCVFYATGRRPMLDNLGLENTGVTLDERGFVTVDDLYQTAEPSILAIGDVIGRVQLTPVALAEGMAVARRLFKPEQYRPVDYAMIPTAVFSLPNIGTVGLSEEDAKKHGHKVQVFESRFRPMKLTLTDCQEKTLMKLVVDADTDKVLGCHMVGPDAGEIVQGLAIALKAGATKQHFDETIGVHPTAAEEFVTMRTPVAD, from the coding sequence ATGGCCTACGATTTTGATCTGTATGTAATTGGCGCCGGTTCCGGCGGTGTTCGCGCGGCGCGCTTTGCCGCAGGGTTTGGCGCCAAGGTGGCTGTGGCGGAAAGCCGCTACCTGGGCGGTACGTGCGTTAACGTCGGCTGCGTGCCGAAGAAGCTGTTGGTGTACGGTGCGCATTTCGCCGAAGACTTTGAGCAGGCCAGCGGTTTTGGCTGGTCCCTGGGCGCAGCGAACTTTGATTGGGCGACCTTGATCGCCAACAAGGACCGTGAAATCAATCGCCTTAATGGTATCTACCGCAACCTGCTGGTTAACAGTGGCGTGACCCTGCATGAAGGGCATGCGCGGCTGGTTGACCCGCACCAGGTGGAAATCAATGGCGAGCGTTACACCGCCAAGCACATTTTGATCGCTACCGGTGGTTGGCCGCAGATCCCGGAGATCCCGGGCCGTGAGCACGCCATTGGCTCCAATGAGGCGTTCTTTCTGAAAGAACTGCCCAGGCGCGTGCTGGTCGTTGGCGGTGGTTACATCGCGGTTGAGTTCGCGGGTATTTTCCACGGCTTGGGCGCACAGACGACGCTACTGTATCGCGGCGATTTGTTCCTGCGCGGTTTTGATGGCTCGGTGCGTACGCACCTGAAGGAAGAGTTGATCAAGCGCGGCCTGGACCTGCAATTCAATGCCGATATCGAACGTATCGACAAGCAAGCAGACGGCAGCCTCAAGGCAACCCTGAAAGATGGGCGTGTGCTGGAGGCCGATTGCGTGTTCTACGCCACCGGTCGCCGCCCAATGCTCGACAACCTGGGGCTGGAGAACACCGGCGTCACCCTCGACGAGCGTGGCTTTGTTACGGTGGATGACCTTTACCAGACCGCTGAGCCGTCGATCCTGGCCATTGGCGACGTCATTGGTCGTGTGCAATTGACGCCGGTAGCCCTGGCTGAAGGCATGGCAGTGGCCCGTCGTTTGTTCAAGCCAGAACAGTACCGCCCGGTGGATTACGCGATGATTCCGACGGCGGTGTTCAGCCTGCCGAACATCGGCACCGTCGGCTTGAGCGAAGAAGACGCGAAGAAGCACGGCCACAAGGTGCAGGTCTTTGAAAGCCGCTTCCGGCCTATGAAGCTGACGCTGACCGATTGCCAGGAAAAAACCCTGATGAAACTGGTAGTCGATGCCGACACCGATAAAGTCCTGGGTTGCCACATGGTCGGGCCGGATGCCGGCGAGATCGTTCAGGGGCTGGCGATCGCGCTCAAGGCGGGCGCGACCAAGCAGCATTTCGACGAAACCATCGGCGTGCATCCTACGGCGGCGGAAGAGTTCGTCACCATGCGCACGCCTGTGGCGGACTGA
- a CDS encoding NAD(P)H-dependent flavin oxidoreductase, whose product MSTWPDTRILDLLGIEVPIIQAPMAGATTTAMVIAANHAGGLGSVPAAALSLEQLREALSTVRQASSRPINVNFFCHQPPAADAVRDRHWKALLEPYYRELGADFDAPTPLSNREPFSEATCKVVEEFRPEVVSFHFGLPEKALLDRVKATGAKVLSSATTVEEAIWLEQHGCDAIIAMGLEAGGHRGLFLSDDLNTQIGLMALVPQIVDAVSVPVIAAGGMGDARGIVAAFALGASAVQIGTAYLFTPEANVTASHHFALRHAQASETALTNLFTGRPARGIVNRVMRELGAINPAAPAFPTSGGALMPLKAKDEAGFSNLWSGQALRLGKDLSTYDLTRQLAEQTLAKLTRD is encoded by the coding sequence ATGAGCACCTGGCCAGACACCCGAATCCTCGACCTGCTGGGCATTGAAGTGCCGATTATCCAGGCCCCAATGGCGGGTGCGACCACCACCGCTATGGTCATCGCGGCCAATCACGCAGGCGGGCTGGGCTCTGTGCCGGCGGCCGCGCTGAGTCTCGAGCAACTGCGTGAAGCCTTGAGCACCGTTCGCCAGGCAAGCTCGCGCCCGATTAACGTGAATTTCTTCTGCCATCAACCGCCCGCTGCGGATGCGGTGCGTGACCGCCACTGGAAGGCGTTGCTGGAACCTTATTACCGCGAACTCGGCGCCGATTTTGATGCGCCAACCCCCCTCTCCAACCGCGAGCCGTTCAGCGAGGCCACCTGCAAAGTGGTCGAGGAATTTCGTCCCGAGGTGGTGAGTTTTCACTTTGGCCTGCCCGAAAAAGCCTTGCTCGACCGGGTAAAAGCCACTGGGGCCAAGGTGCTGTCATCGGCCACTACCGTAGAAGAAGCCATCTGGCTGGAACAGCATGGCTGCGATGCAATTATTGCGATGGGGCTAGAGGCTGGCGGGCATCGTGGGTTGTTTCTCAGCGACGACCTCAATACCCAGATCGGGCTGATGGCACTGGTGCCGCAAATTGTCGACGCAGTGAGCGTGCCGGTGATTGCCGCTGGCGGAATGGGTGATGCGCGCGGGATTGTCGCGGCATTCGCCCTGGGCGCGTCAGCCGTCCAGATCGGCACCGCCTACCTGTTCACGCCTGAAGCCAACGTAACCGCCTCCCACCACTTTGCACTGCGTCATGCCCAGGCCAGCGAAACGGCGCTGACCAACCTGTTCACCGGCCGCCCGGCACGCGGGATCGTCAACCGCGTGATGCGTGAACTCGGCGCGATCAACCCGGCCGCGCCTGCCTTCCCGACCTCCGGCGGCGCCTTGATGCCGCTCAAGGCCAAGGATGAAGCGGGTTTCAGCAACCTGTGGTCAGGCCAGGCACTGCGCCTGGGTAAAGATCTCTCCACTTATGACCTGACGCGGCAGTTGGCGGAGCAGACCCTCGCCAAGCTCACGCGCGACTGA
- the ada gene encoding bifunctional DNA-binding transcriptional regulator/O6-methylguanine-DNA methyltransferase Ada — protein MNNEHDPRWAAIIARDAKADTLFVYGVKTTGVYCRPSSASRLPRPQNIEFFDTPEQAEAAGYRPSKRAAGDQTQLAAHHAHLVATACRYIEQAETPPSLDEVARLAGLSAFHFHRVFKAITGLTPKGYASALRARKIRDGLLNEHSVTDALYDAGFNSNSRFYESADQLLGMTPTDYRAGGTNSEIRFAVGQCSLGAILVAQSQRGVCAILLGDDPDKLVRDLQDQFAQAQLVGADRHFEQLIAQVVGFIEAPALGLDLPLDLRGTAFQERVWRALRDIPLGSTASYAQIAERIGAPKSFRAVAQACGANCLAVAIPCHRVVRSDGELSGYRWGVERKRQLLERERQ, from the coding sequence ATGAACAACGAACATGACCCACGCTGGGCCGCCATCATCGCCCGCGATGCCAAGGCAGACACGCTGTTTGTCTACGGCGTAAAAACCACAGGCGTGTATTGCCGCCCCAGCAGCGCCTCGCGTTTGCCACGCCCGCAAAACATCGAATTCTTCGACACCCCCGAGCAAGCCGAGGCTGCCGGTTATCGCCCGAGCAAGCGCGCCGCCGGTGACCAGACCCAACTGGCTGCGCACCATGCGCACTTGGTGGCGACGGCGTGCCGGTACATAGAACAGGCCGAAACGCCGCCCAGCCTGGATGAAGTCGCCCGTCTGGCCGGGCTGAGCGCCTTTCATTTCCACCGCGTATTCAAAGCCATCACCGGCCTCACCCCCAAGGGATACGCCAGCGCCCTGCGCGCGCGCAAAATACGCGACGGCCTCTTGAACGAGCACTCGGTCACTGACGCGCTGTATGACGCAGGCTTCAACTCCAACAGCCGCTTCTACGAGTCCGCCGATCAATTACTGGGCATGACGCCGACGGACTACCGGGCCGGCGGCACTAACAGTGAGATTCGCTTTGCCGTCGGACAATGTTCACTGGGCGCGATTCTGGTGGCACAGAGCCAACGCGGCGTGTGTGCGATTTTGCTGGGGGATGACCCGGACAAACTGGTGCGAGACCTGCAGGATCAATTTGCGCAGGCACAATTGGTGGGCGCGGACCGCCACTTCGAACAGCTGATTGCCCAGGTCGTGGGCTTTATCGAAGCGCCTGCGCTGGGGTTGGATTTGCCGCTGGACTTACGCGGTACCGCCTTTCAGGAGCGAGTATGGCGGGCGCTGCGCGATATTCCGCTGGGCAGCACCGCCAGTTATGCGCAGATTGCCGAGCGTATCGGCGCCCCCAAATCCTTTCGCGCCGTGGCCCAGGCCTGTGGCGCCAACTGCCTGGCGGTGGCGATCCCCTGCCATCGCGTGGTGCGCAGCGACGGCGAGTTGTCGGGCTACCGCTGGGGCGTAGAACGCAAGCGGCAGCTGCTGGAGCGCGAACGCCAGTAA
- a CDS encoding GyrI-like domain-containing protein, with protein MPAIKEQVVAATRVSGLQVRTRNADEMLPASAKIGPLWQRFFEQGLYQAIPGKHPDSPVYGVYSGYESDASGFFDVMAGVASTAAAQGFESLVIEPGRYLVFEARGPMPDAIIATWQQVWAYFEKPGVESRAFVTDFEVYQADEVARIYIGIR; from the coding sequence TTGCCAGCAATCAAGGAACAGGTCGTGGCAGCAACCAGGGTCTCGGGCTTGCAAGTGCGGACCCGCAATGCCGATGAAATGCTGCCCGCGAGCGCGAAAATCGGCCCGCTGTGGCAACGGTTTTTTGAGCAGGGGCTTTACCAGGCAATTCCGGGCAAGCACCCCGACTCGCCGGTGTACGGGGTGTACAGCGGCTATGAGTCGGATGCGAGTGGTTTTTTTGATGTGATGGCGGGTGTTGCCTCCACCGCAGCGGCGCAAGGCTTTGAAAGCCTGGTGATCGAGCCGGGCCGGTATTTGGTGTTTGAGGCGCGCGGGCCAATGCCGGACGCAATCATTGCCACCTGGCAACAGGTCTGGGCTTATTTCGAAAAACCGGGTGTCGAGTCGCGGGCGTTTGTCACTGACTTCGAGGTCTATCAGGCAGACGAAGTGGCGCGAATTTATATCGGCATCCGCTAG
- a CDS encoding DUF1883 domain-containing protein: MKFIHQREHLNEGDIVVIECSQTCNIRLMSDANFRSFKNGGRHTYHGGAFDKFPAKITAPSTGFWNITLDVVTRRAISVTRKPALSHKIRIVRRTSTKLS, encoded by the coding sequence ATGAAATTCATCCACCAGCGCGAGCACCTCAACGAGGGCGACATCGTTGTCATCGAATGCTCGCAGACCTGCAATATTCGCCTGATGAGCGATGCCAATTTTCGCAGCTTCAAGAACGGCGGCCGCCACACCTACCACGGCGGTGCGTTCGACAAATTCCCGGCGAAAATTACCGCGCCCAGCACCGGTTTCTGGAACATCACCCTGGACGTGGTAACACGTCGCGCCATCAGCGTTACCCGTAAACCCGCGTTGTCCCACAAGATCCGCATCGTTCGTCGCACCAGCACCAAACTGAGCTGA
- the galU gene encoding UTP--glucose-1-phosphate uridylyltransferase GalU translates to MIKKCLFPAAGYGTRFLPATKAMPKEMLPVVNKPLIQYGVEEALDAGLNEISIVTGRGKRALEDHFDISYELENQIKGTDKEKYLVGIRKLLDECSFSYTRQTQMKGLGHAILTGRPLIGDEPFAVVLADDLCVNLEGDGVLTQMVKLYQKYRCTIVAVQEVDPLETNKYGVIAGDDIGDGLIRVRDMVEKPAPEDAPSNLAIIGRYILTPDIFKLIEETEPGKGGEIQITDALLKQAKDGCVIAYKFKGRRFDCGGAEGYIEATNFCYEHFYKTGKAY, encoded by the coding sequence ATGATCAAGAAATGCTTGTTCCCAGCAGCCGGTTACGGCACTCGCTTCTTGCCAGCGACCAAAGCCATGCCTAAAGAGATGCTGCCGGTGGTGAACAAGCCACTGATTCAGTACGGCGTCGAAGAGGCACTGGATGCCGGTCTGAACGAAATTTCCATCGTTACCGGCCGTGGTAAGCGCGCGCTGGAAGACCACTTCGACATCAGCTATGAGCTGGAAAACCAGATCAAGGGCACCGACAAGGAAAAATACCTGGTCGGTATCCGTAAATTGCTCGACGAGTGCTCGTTCTCGTACACCCGTCAAACCCAGATGAAAGGCCTCGGCCACGCGATCCTGACCGGCCGCCCACTGATCGGTGACGAACCGTTCGCTGTGGTACTGGCGGATGACCTGTGCGTCAATCTGGAAGGCGACGGCGTACTGACCCAGATGGTCAAGCTGTACCAGAAATACCGCTGCACCATCGTTGCAGTTCAAGAGGTCGATCCTCTGGAAACCAACAAGTACGGCGTAATCGCTGGCGACGACATTGGTGATGGCCTGATTCGCGTACGTGACATGGTTGAAAAGCCAGCGCCGGAAGATGCACCTTCGAACCTGGCTATCATTGGCCGTTACATCCTGACCCCGGACATCTTCAAATTGATCGAAGAAACCGAGCCAGGCAAGGGCGGCGAGATCCAGATCACTGACGCTCTGTTGAAGCAAGCCAAAGACGGCTGCGTGATTGCCTACAAGTTCAAAGGCCGTCGTTTCGACTGCGGTGGCGCTGAAGGCTACATCGAGGCGACCAACTTCTGCTATGAGCACTTCTACAAAACTGGCAAGGCTTACTGA
- the modC gene encoding molybdenum ABC transporter ATP-binding protein, with protein MIDVRLNLHYSGFALDVDLHVPGRGVTALYGHSGSGKTTCLRCIAGLERAEDARVQVNGEVWQDSRLGLFVPPHKRALGYVFQEASLFPHLSVRANLEFGFKRIPRKLRRVDMAHATELLGIGHLLKRHPQHLSGGERQRIGIARALLTSPQLLLMDEPLAALDSQRKSEILPYLERLHDELEIPLLYVSHAQDEVARLADHIVLLSDGKALASGPIGETLARLDLPLALGDDAGVVINGSVSAYDAHYQLLTLQLPHSALCMRVAHTPLALGKQLRIKVQARDVSLSLQAQEHSSILNRLPVTVTEEMSADNSAHVLVRLDAAGTPLLARITRFSRDQLQVHPGQTLWAQIKAVAVLA; from the coding sequence ATGATTGATGTACGCCTGAACCTGCACTATTCCGGCTTTGCGCTGGATGTCGACCTGCATGTGCCCGGCCGCGGCGTCACCGCGCTGTACGGGCATTCCGGCTCGGGCAAAACCACATGCCTGCGCTGTATCGCCGGGCTGGAGCGCGCTGAAGACGCGCGGGTCCAGGTCAACGGCGAGGTCTGGCAAGACAGTCGCCTGGGGCTGTTCGTGCCGCCGCACAAACGTGCCTTGGGCTATGTGTTCCAGGAAGCCAGCCTGTTTCCCCATCTGTCGGTACGGGCCAATCTGGAGTTCGGCTTCAAGCGCATCCCACGCAAGCTGCGCCGTGTGGACATGGCTCACGCGACCGAGCTGCTGGGCATTGGCCACCTGCTCAAGCGCCACCCGCAGCATTTGTCCGGCGGCGAGCGCCAGCGCATCGGCATCGCCCGCGCATTGCTCACCAGCCCCCAGTTGTTGTTGATGGATGAACCGCTGGCGGCGCTGGACAGCCAACGCAAAAGCGAGATCCTGCCGTACCTCGAACGCCTGCACGACGAACTGGAAATCCCCCTGCTGTACGTCAGCCATGCCCAGGACGAAGTGGCACGGCTGGCCGATCACATTGTGTTGCTCAGCGACGGCAAGGCCCTGGCAAGCGGCCCCATCGGCGAGACCCTGGCGCGCCTGGATTTGCCCCTGGCCCTGGGCGATGACGCCGGCGTGGTCATCAATGGCAGCGTCAGCGCCTATGACGCGCACTATCAATTACTTACCCTGCAATTGCCCCACAGTGCGTTGTGCATGCGCGTGGCCCATACACCTCTGGCGTTGGGCAAACAGCTGCGAATCAAAGTGCAAGCGCGCGACGTCAGCCTGAGCCTGCAGGCGCAAGAGCACAGCAGCATCCTCAACCGCCTGCCGGTGACGGTCACTGAGGAGATGTCGGCGGATAACAGCGCCCATGTGCTGGTGCGCCTGGATGCTGCGGGTACGCCGCTGTTGGCGCGCATTACGCGCTTCTCCCGCGACCAGTTGCAAGTGCATCCCGGCCAGACACTGTGGGCGCAAATCAAGGCGGTGGCGGTACTCGCATAA
- the modB gene encoding molybdate ABC transporter permease subunit, giving the protein MPLSSADFSAIWLTIKLASLTTVILLVIGTPIALWLARTGSRWRGPIGAIVALPLVLPPTVIGFYLLLTMGPHGYFGQFTQWLGLGTLTFSFAGLVIGSVIYSMPFVVQPLQNAFSAIGTRPLEVAATLRANPWDTFFTVILPLARPGFITASILGFAHTVGEFGVVLMIGGNIPDKTRVVSVQIYDHVEAMEYAQAHWLAGAMVVFAFVVLLALYSSRKTKMGWS; this is encoded by the coding sequence ATGCCGCTGTCGAGTGCCGATTTTTCCGCAATCTGGTTGACCATCAAACTGGCGTCACTGACCACCGTGATCCTGCTGGTCATCGGCACTCCGATTGCGCTGTGGCTGGCGCGCACCGGTTCGCGGTGGCGCGGTCCCATCGGTGCGATTGTCGCGTTACCGTTGGTGTTGCCACCGACGGTGATCGGTTTCTACCTGCTCTTGACCATGGGCCCCCATGGTTACTTCGGCCAGTTCACACAGTGGCTGGGCCTGGGCACCCTGACCTTCAGTTTTGCCGGGCTGGTGATTGGCTCGGTGATCTATTCCATGCCGTTTGTGGTGCAACCGTTGCAAAACGCCTTTTCTGCCATCGGCACTCGCCCATTGGAAGTGGCCGCAACGCTACGCGCCAATCCTTGGGATACGTTTTTCACGGTGATCCTGCCCCTCGCGCGCCCCGGGTTTATCACCGCGTCGATTCTCGGTTTCGCGCACACCGTCGGCGAGTTCGGTGTGGTGCTGATGATCGGCGGCAACATCCCGGATAAAACACGCGTGGTCTCGGTGCAGATCTACGACCACGTCGAAGCCATGGAATATGCCCAGGCCCATTGGCTGGCGGGCGCCATGGTGGTCTTCGCTTTCGTTGTGTTGCTGGCGCTCTATTCCAGCCGTAAAACCAAGATGGGCTGGAGCTGA
- the alkB gene encoding DNA oxidative demethylase AlkB, producing the protein MPGPTADLFAEDALQQPARREQIGEESYVLRGYALPWIERLLPELRQVLAQAPFRKMVTPGGFTMSAALSSCGALGWTTDTSGYRYSPLDPRSQHPWPAMPSALRQLATRAAAEAGFSAFSPDACLINRYVPGAKMSLHQDKNERNYDAPVVSVSLGLPAIFLFGGAERSSKPQKIALFHGDIVVWGGVDRLRFHGVMPIKDGVHPIMGPQRINLTFRTAG; encoded by the coding sequence ATGCCTGGGCCGACTGCCGACCTGTTCGCCGAGGATGCGTTGCAGCAACCTGCGCGGCGCGAACAGATTGGCGAAGAGTCCTACGTACTGAGGGGCTATGCCCTGCCCTGGATTGAGCGCCTGCTGCCTGAGCTTCGCCAGGTGCTGGCCCAAGCGCCGTTTCGGAAAATGGTCACGCCCGGCGGCTTTACCATGTCAGCGGCGCTGAGCAGTTGCGGCGCACTGGGCTGGACCACCGACACGTCCGGCTATCGCTACAGCCCCCTCGACCCGCGCAGCCAACACCCCTGGCCAGCCATGCCCAGCGCGCTGCGCCAACTCGCCACACGTGCGGCAGCCGAGGCCGGCTTCAGCGCGTTTTCCCCGGATGCCTGCCTGATCAACCGCTATGTGCCTGGGGCCAAGATGTCCCTGCATCAGGATAAAAACGAGCGCAACTACGACGCCCCGGTGGTTTCTGTGTCGCTGGGCCTGCCGGCGATTTTCCTGTTCGGCGGCGCTGAGCGCAGCAGCAAGCCCCAGAAGATCGCCTTGTTCCACGGTGATATCGTGGTCTGGGGCGGCGTTGATCGCTTGCGTTTTCATGGGGTGATGCCGATCAAGGACGGCGTGCACCCGATCATGGGCCCACAACGCATCAACCTGACCTTTCGTACCGCCGGCTGA
- a CDS encoding CGNR zinc finger domain-containing protein: MAIPTPPAAPLEPYVLADDPVLDMLNTLANIDGMPWDFWQTDADVQRWLVRLEWVQPAAMPAFEEGALLAAARELREVVRDLVATRKLGQVGNPTALNSFLRKAVSHPQLVWPASGAPLLERQRKSQTAEQFLSPIAEAAANLLVAGDFNLIRRCEHPECVLWFYDRTKAHKRRWCSMALCGNRHKVAEFRKRQLQR, translated from the coding sequence ATGGCCATCCCTACGCCCCCAGCGGCACCCTTGGAACCCTATGTGCTTGCCGATGACCCGGTGTTGGACATGCTCAATACCCTGGCGAATATCGATGGCATGCCGTGGGATTTCTGGCAGACCGACGCTGACGTCCAGCGTTGGTTAGTGCGTTTGGAGTGGGTTCAGCCAGCGGCCATGCCTGCGTTTGAAGAGGGCGCCTTGCTCGCCGCCGCACGTGAGTTGCGCGAGGTGGTCCGTGACCTCGTCGCGACGCGCAAGCTCGGTCAGGTCGGCAATCCCACGGCGCTCAACAGTTTTTTGCGCAAGGCAGTCAGCCATCCACAGCTGGTCTGGCCGGCGTCCGGGGCGCCGCTGTTGGAGCGTCAACGCAAATCGCAGACGGCAGAGCAATTTTTGTCGCCGATTGCCGAAGCTGCAGCTAATTTATTGGTGGCCGGCGATTTCAATTTGATCCGGCGGTGCGAGCATCCGGAATGCGTGCTGTGGTTTTATGATCGGACCAAGGCCCATAAGCGTCGCTGGTGCAGCATGGCCTTGTGCGGTAACCGGCATAAAGTCGCCGAATTCCGTAAACGTCAATTGCAGCGTTGA